A window from Aureibacillus halotolerans encodes these proteins:
- a CDS encoding heavy metal translocating P-type ATPase, whose product MSTTQETVQREWILEGLDCANCARKIENGVQKVNGVTSCNVNFITKKLTLETEGKMLEFVTESVRKKVKSLEPHIQIIDAAAGKRANARVKSAGQMESGQAGHLHSSHDHSQRDDDHVHGQGTTRKTIYRLIAAAVMAVIAYLFTDQYWLSFAFYVVAYVVIGGDILLQAGRNLVRGQLFDEYFLMSVATLAAFSIGEYPEGVAVMLFYQIGEMFQGIAVNRSRNSITSLLDIRPDAANLLKNGEVQRVSPEDVQVGDHIQVRPGEKIPLDGEVITGRSMVDTSALTGESVPRSVDEGEQVLSGMVNKNGVLVVEVKKEFGESTVSKILELVQNASSKKAPTEKFITKFSRYYTPAVVIIAALMAVIPPLVLGGATFTEWIYRATIFLVISCPCALVVSIPLGFFGGIGSASKIGVLIKGGNYLEALNSVKYTVFDKTGTLTKGSFKVTGVFPTGHLNETDLLETTALAELHSTHPIAESVKEAFGGHLDASRVDQYEEISGHGIQAIIDGQKVLAGNAKLMQLGDIAFTQSDNIGTVVHLAVDGAYVGHLIIADEVKGNSASALAELKKLGVKKRIMLTGDAKAVAEAVGKQLGLDEVHAELLPQDKVKKVEELVASKTAKEKILFVGDGINDTPVLARADVGVAMGGLGSDAAIEAADIVIMNDDLSKLPEAMMIARRTRQIVWQNIIFALGVKAMFLTLGAFGIATMWEAVIADVGVTLLAVLNVMRVLKTDKIPNRAGAASAQMK is encoded by the coding sequence ATGAGTACAACTCAAGAAACAGTTCAGCGAGAATGGATACTTGAAGGGCTTGATTGTGCCAACTGTGCTAGAAAGATAGAGAACGGCGTACAAAAGGTGAATGGAGTAACCTCCTGTAATGTAAATTTTATAACAAAGAAATTGACGTTAGAAACTGAGGGAAAGATGCTCGAATTTGTAACCGAGAGCGTACGCAAAAAAGTCAAAAGCCTTGAGCCGCATATTCAGATAATTGATGCAGCCGCAGGAAAACGGGCAAATGCACGTGTCAAAAGCGCAGGACAAATGGAGTCCGGTCAAGCCGGGCATTTGCATAGCAGCCATGATCACAGCCAAAGGGATGACGATCATGTCCATGGGCAAGGGACAACACGTAAAACGATCTATCGTCTAATCGCCGCAGCTGTAATGGCAGTAATTGCGTATTTGTTTACTGACCAATACTGGCTGTCGTTCGCGTTCTATGTGGTTGCTTACGTGGTCATCGGTGGGGACATTCTCTTGCAGGCTGGACGCAATCTGGTCAGAGGCCAGTTGTTTGATGAGTACTTCTTAATGTCGGTAGCGACTTTAGCCGCCTTTTCAATTGGTGAATACCCTGAGGGCGTGGCTGTTATGTTATTTTATCAGATTGGTGAGATGTTCCAGGGAATTGCAGTCAATCGCTCGCGTAATTCAATTACATCTCTCTTAGATATCCGGCCGGATGCTGCCAACTTGCTTAAGAACGGCGAAGTACAACGTGTCTCTCCAGAAGATGTCCAGGTTGGTGACCATATCCAGGTTAGACCAGGCGAAAAAATTCCGCTTGATGGCGAAGTGATAACAGGACGCTCCATGGTAGACACCTCGGCACTAACCGGAGAATCTGTTCCACGCAGTGTCGATGAGGGCGAACAAGTATTAAGCGGTATGGTGAACAAAAATGGTGTGCTTGTCGTTGAAGTCAAAAAAGAGTTTGGCGAATCGACAGTATCCAAAATTTTGGAGTTGGTGCAGAACGCGAGCAGCAAGAAAGCGCCAACAGAAAAATTTATTACGAAATTCTCAAGATATTATACGCCTGCCGTCGTCATCATCGCGGCGTTGATGGCAGTAATTCCACCATTAGTACTTGGTGGCGCAACATTTACTGAATGGATTTATCGTGCAACGATTTTCCTTGTGATCTCCTGTCCTTGTGCACTTGTCGTTTCAATCCCCCTCGGATTTTTTGGTGGGATCGGCTCGGCATCTAAAATTGGAGTGCTGATTAAAGGCGGCAATTATCTCGAGGCATTAAATTCAGTGAAATACACTGTGTTTGACAAAACGGGGACGTTGACGAAAGGGTCTTTTAAAGTCACTGGTGTTTTTCCAACCGGCCATCTGAATGAAACCGACCTTTTGGAGACGACCGCTCTAGCTGAACTCCACTCCACTCACCCGATTGCAGAATCAGTCAAAGAGGCTTTTGGTGGGCATCTGGATGCGAGCCGTGTGGACCAATATGAGGAAATCTCTGGCCACGGGATTCAAGCCATTATCGATGGACAGAAGGTGCTTGCGGGAAATGCAAAATTGATGCAACTAGGCGACATCGCCTTTACACAATCTGATAACATCGGTACAGTGGTCCACTTGGCTGTGGACGGAGCTTATGTCGGCCATTTGATTATCGCAGATGAAGTGAAAGGTAATTCTGCAAGTGCCTTGGCTGAGCTGAAGAAACTTGGTGTCAAGAAAAGAATTATGCTTACTGGAGACGCAAAGGCTGTCGCAGAAGCTGTTGGCAAACAGCTTGGATTGGATGAAGTACATGCAGAACTTTTGCCACAGGACAAAGTGAAGAAAGTGGAAGAACTTGTGGCTAGTAAAACAGCGAAAGAGAAGATTCTTTTTGTTGGAGATGGCATTAATGATACGCCTGTACTCGCAAGAGCGGACGTTGGCGTCGCTATGGGTGGGCTTGGCTCGGACGCTGCGATTGAAGCGGCGGATATTGTTATTATGAACGATGACCTTTCCAAGCTGCCTGAAGCGATGATGATTGCTAGGCGCACACGACAGATCGTATGGCAGAATATTATCTTCGCTCTTGGGGTGAAAGCCATGTTTCTAACACTTGGGGCATTTGGAATAGCCACGATGTGGGAAGCTGTTATTGCCGATGTCGGTGTCACGTTGCTCGCTGTGCTTAATGTGATGAGGGTCTTGAAAACAGATAAAATACCGAATCGAGCCGGTGCAGCTTCAGCACAAATGAAGTAA
- a CDS encoding LysR family transcriptional regulator, with protein MELRQLKYFIEVAKREHVTEAAIHMHVAQSAVSRQITNLEEELGVQLFTREGRNVKLTKAGALFMEHAQAALDEIELAKRKVDEFLNPESGQIHLGFPNTLAPKTLTFAIASFKEQHPDIGFHLKQGTHEQLLEKVVSGEIDIALVSPVPKHHPDVTGHIFFSEKILALLPLNHPLAGKPSLRLDELRSEHFVTFSNGFSMRDLFFDACKHIGFKPHISFEGDDADTIKGLVAAGLGITLLPEMSLSDNVPRETKRMNISEPDLSRSVGVIVTKKRELAPSDMMFYRFLISFYDMLNQFGQ; from the coding sequence ATGGAACTCAGACAGCTAAAATACTTTATAGAAGTGGCCAAACGTGAGCATGTCACAGAAGCAGCAATTCATATGCACGTCGCCCAATCTGCAGTCAGTCGGCAAATTACAAACCTAGAAGAAGAACTCGGCGTACAATTATTTACCCGAGAAGGAAGGAATGTAAAACTAACAAAAGCTGGCGCCTTATTTATGGAGCATGCACAAGCAGCCCTTGATGAGATCGAACTTGCGAAAAGAAAAGTTGATGAATTTCTAAATCCAGAATCTGGACAAATCCATTTAGGCTTTCCAAATACATTGGCCCCAAAAACGCTTACGTTTGCGATTGCTTCCTTTAAGGAGCAGCATCCAGACATTGGCTTTCATTTGAAGCAAGGGACTCATGAGCAGTTGCTCGAAAAGGTTGTGTCTGGTGAGATCGATATCGCTCTTGTATCTCCAGTGCCAAAGCATCATCCTGATGTAACTGGGCATATTTTTTTCTCAGAAAAGATTCTCGCTCTCCTTCCATTAAATCATCCATTAGCAGGAAAGCCTTCATTGCGCCTTGATGAATTGCGAAGTGAACATTTTGTCACCTTTTCAAATGGCTTTTCAATGAGAGATTTATTTTTTGATGCCTGCAAGCATATCGGCTTTAAACCACATATCTCTTTTGAAGGAGATGATGCCGATACGATTAAAGGGCTTGTTGCTGCGGGTCTTGGCATTACCTTGCTTCCAGAAATGTCTTTAAGTGATAATGTTCCGAGAGAAACGAAACGAATGAACATTTCGGAGCCAGATTTATCAAGGTCAGTTGGCGTTATCGTGACAAAGAAACGAGAACTTGCGCCTTCTGACATGATGTTTTATCGCTTCCTCATCTCATTCTATGATATGCTCAACCAATTTGGGCAATAA
- a CDS encoding AAA family ATPase, translating to MIQENSTDEHCTQTIDELIQALSENKHDHKQQAHVLVRLANRIALEGQYTALQSYLNTQALALDESNEHASLWQERKALEQIREALDEMDWPEIRQTDHPSTKRRKIVAAGERALKVEEHLTKATPRVLSEQTKEQMNRLLANVQQIQRLAQEYAENFTRTMEGKTALTEFMSFLNEAMAGSTALEHVLPSYTEEPVSTDLIGLEQIKTRMAQLQHYASFMQRRQEKGLKTTDPLALDVILTGNPGTGKTTLARLLAKQYYEAGLIAKPDVIEVHRGHLVGEYVGQSEEKTMQAVRKAEGGVLFIDEAYSLKREGQSQNDYGQAVVDTLVSAMTSDEHRGTFVVVLAGYPTEMRQLLWANPGLSSRFPASNRFHVDDYSTEELLKIGSHMAMQEGFLLDGSAYIELKQRIHDEQVDESFGNARSVKQIVSNAIFHKSTRTSTHENDVLPFILLEGEDFKREQIASSAPEEDLRELVGLHEVKQEVLKVIKLAELQQVRRERGISIPPVQFHAVFTGPPGTGKTTVAKVYAQLLRSTSMLKRGHLVIASRADLIAPYVGQTATQTRKKVREALGGVLFIDEAYALVNGTSGDYGKEAVDTLVDEMTRHNENLVIIMAGYSAEMQLLLQANPGFSGRFKRHLHFSPYTSSELYEIFTKQASKAGYELAEDEGDEIVNLFPNEPIKDNARWAENVLNEAILVQASRLAEVHTEVGMLSDKELATLTVSDIAAAIQKQSL from the coding sequence ATGATACAAGAAAACAGCACAGATGAGCACTGTACACAGACGATAGATGAGCTCATTCAAGCACTATCTGAAAATAAGCATGATCATAAACAGCAAGCTCATGTGCTTGTCAGGTTGGCTAATAGAATTGCATTAGAAGGTCAATATACAGCGTTACAATCGTATTTAAACACACAAGCTCTAGCCTTAGATGAGTCCAATGAACACGCCTCTCTTTGGCAAGAACGCAAAGCCCTTGAACAAATCCGTGAAGCTCTGGATGAAATGGATTGGCCAGAAATTCGTCAAACCGATCATCCATCAACAAAACGTAGAAAGATTGTGGCAGCTGGCGAACGTGCACTTAAGGTAGAAGAGCATTTAACGAAGGCAACACCACGTGTTCTTTCAGAGCAAACGAAAGAGCAAATGAACCGCTTGCTTGCCAACGTTCAGCAAATACAGCGTTTGGCTCAAGAGTACGCAGAGAATTTCACCCGCACGATGGAGGGAAAAACAGCGTTAACGGAGTTCATGTCATTTCTTAACGAGGCAATGGCAGGAAGTACGGCGCTTGAACATGTATTGCCGTCATATACAGAGGAGCCTGTCTCAACAGATCTCATCGGTCTTGAACAAATTAAAACGAGAATGGCGCAGCTACAGCATTACGCATCGTTTATGCAGCGACGCCAGGAAAAGGGGCTTAAAACCACAGACCCTCTTGCTCTTGATGTGATATTAACGGGAAATCCAGGCACTGGGAAAACTACGCTCGCTCGTTTGCTTGCAAAGCAATATTATGAGGCAGGACTGATTGCGAAGCCAGATGTGATTGAGGTGCATCGTGGGCATCTTGTAGGCGAGTATGTTGGGCAATCGGAAGAGAAAACGATGCAAGCCGTTCGGAAGGCAGAGGGTGGCGTTCTGTTTATCGATGAAGCGTACAGTCTGAAAAGGGAAGGACAGTCGCAAAATGATTATGGGCAAGCCGTTGTTGATACACTTGTTTCAGCAATGACGAGCGATGAGCACCGTGGCACATTTGTTGTCGTACTTGCCGGATACCCGACAGAGATGCGTCAGCTCCTTTGGGCAAACCCTGGGCTTTCAAGTCGTTTCCCAGCTTCGAATCGGTTCCACGTCGACGACTATTCGACAGAAGAATTACTGAAAATAGGGTCCCATATGGCGATGCAAGAAGGGTTTTTGCTTGATGGGAGTGCGTATATCGAATTGAAGCAACGCATTCATGACGAACAGGTGGATGAAAGCTTTGGAAATGCAAGGAGTGTAAAGCAGATTGTATCCAACGCAATTTTTCATAAAAGTACTCGTACGAGCACGCATGAAAATGATGTGCTGCCGTTCATTTTGCTTGAAGGGGAAGATTTTAAGCGGGAGCAAATCGCCTCATCTGCACCTGAAGAAGATTTACGCGAACTCGTCGGACTTCATGAGGTGAAGCAAGAGGTTCTCAAAGTGATAAAGCTTGCTGAACTTCAACAAGTACGGCGTGAACGCGGCATTTCAATCCCACCAGTCCAATTTCATGCAGTGTTCACAGGACCACCCGGAACTGGAAAAACAACGGTGGCGAAAGTGTATGCACAACTTTTAAGATCGACGTCTATGCTGAAGCGAGGACATCTCGTCATAGCTTCTAGAGCTGATTTAATTGCACCGTATGTTGGGCAAACGGCCACGCAAACAAGGAAAAAGGTGCGAGAAGCTCTTGGTGGTGTGTTGTTCATTGACGAGGCCTATGCCTTAGTAAATGGAACGTCAGGCGATTATGGCAAGGAAGCAGTTGACACGCTTGTTGATGAAATGACTCGACACAACGAAAACCTCGTCATTATTATGGCTGGCTATTCGGCTGAAATGCAGCTGCTTCTGCAAGCAAACCCAGGTTTTTCAGGTCGTTTTAAACGCCATCTACATTTTTCGCCTTATACATCTTCAGAGCTATATGAAATCTTCACGAAGCAAGCCTCTAAGGCTGGTTATGAATTGGCGGAAGATGAGGGCGATGAGATAGTCAATCTCTTTCCGAATGAGCCAATAAAAGACAATGCTCGGTGGGCAGAAAACGTGTTAAATGAAGCCATTCTAGTCCAAGCAAGTCGGCTTGCGGAGGTACACACTGAGGTAGGTATGTTATCAGACAAAGAATTAGCTACGCTCACTGTTAGTGACATTGCAGCTGCTATTCAAAAACAATCCCTGTAG
- a CDS encoding acid-soluble spore protein N, with protein sequence MSNPKKHASQFQPSHLGTQPRKAGGNKGAQMQDKTDQQPDVIQTKGH encoded by the coding sequence ATGAGCAATCCAAAAAAACATGCCTCTCAGTTTCAGCCGTCTCATTTAGGAACACAACCGCGTAAAGCCGGCGGAAACAAAGGGGCACAGATGCAGGATAAAACCGATCAGCAACCTGATGTCATTCAAACAAAGGGACATTAA
- a CDS encoding acyl-CoA thioesterase gives MHKTTSRIQIRYGETDQMGVVYHANYVIYLEIGRTDFLASLGFKYNEMEESGYVSPVLSIDVHYKKALRYGDTATVYTWLEAYDGLKMTYGYTIVNENGETAVAAKSVHLCVTREGFRPVRVRTAFPELNKAYKLVLEGDA, from the coding sequence ATGCACAAAACAACCTCACGAATTCAAATTCGGTATGGAGAAACGGATCAAATGGGTGTTGTATATCACGCCAATTATGTTATTTACTTAGAGATTGGCCGCACTGATTTTTTAGCTTCATTAGGATTCAAATACAATGAAATGGAAGAGTCGGGATATGTATCTCCTGTATTGTCGATTGATGTGCACTACAAAAAAGCGCTTCGCTATGGAGATACCGCTACAGTGTACACCTGGTTGGAAGCCTATGATGGCCTAAAGATGACTTATGGGTACACTATAGTCAATGAAAATGGGGAAACGGCGGTTGCGGCAAAAAGCGTGCATCTATGTGTAACGAGGGAAGGGTTTCGACCTGTACGTGTGCGAACAGCGTTCCCTGAGCTCAATAAAGCCTACAAGCTCGTCTTAGAAGGGGATGCGTAA
- a CDS encoding HesB/YadR/YfhF family protein translates to MKIDVSNQALEWFKDEMGVSDQSQVRFFVRYGGCSSVQSNFSLGVDVTIPKDPVAETTRDNILFFVEQTDEWFFDSHDLEVKFDESTDELAFTFPEPA, encoded by the coding sequence ATGAAAATAGACGTTTCCAATCAAGCGCTTGAATGGTTTAAGGATGAAATGGGTGTTAGCGACCAATCACAAGTCCGTTTTTTCGTCCGCTATGGTGGCTGTAGCTCTGTACAAAGCAACTTCTCGCTTGGTGTTGATGTGACTATACCAAAAGATCCAGTCGCAGAAACAACGCGGGATAATATCTTGTTTTTTGTAGAACAAACGGACGAATGGTTTTTTGATTCACACGACCTAGAGGTCAAGTTTGACGAATCAACAGACGAGCTTGCCTTTACATTTCCGGAACCTGCTTAA
- a CDS encoding TIGR02206 family membrane protein yields MIDRFFSLESTGFEFGSLAHIIVLVLTCMIFFFQFHCRRVLLKNDRTWRHIWIGILLVMDGALYVWYLATGAWNPATTLPYNLCSLMLYGTVWMLWRPSKWLAPIIFLLAISGAIQAVLTPELFYGYDHFRFYQFFIAHIGILAANLHLFWTKRVVLQWRAILQAWGVLNVLAASAFLVNVITGGNYFFVSHKPLQGSLLDVLGPYPWYLVSLEGVALLLISFLCILFKLFYRNTVIEISGSTIFTETNNTRQG; encoded by the coding sequence ATGATAGATCGTTTTTTTTCGCTCGAATCGACTGGATTTGAGTTCGGGAGCTTAGCACATATCATTGTTCTTGTGCTCACATGTATGATCTTTTTCTTTCAATTTCATTGTCGGCGGGTGCTTTTGAAAAATGATCGTACTTGGAGACACATTTGGATTGGCATTCTGCTTGTCATGGATGGCGCGCTGTATGTCTGGTATTTAGCGACAGGGGCATGGAATCCTGCCACAACACTCCCCTATAATTTATGCAGTCTGATGCTGTATGGGACCGTATGGATGCTTTGGCGTCCAAGCAAGTGGCTGGCACCAATCATTTTTTTATTGGCCATTTCAGGAGCTATTCAAGCCGTTCTGACGCCAGAACTATTTTATGGCTATGATCATTTTCGTTTTTATCAATTTTTTATTGCTCATATTGGGATTTTGGCTGCCAACCTGCATCTTTTCTGGACGAAGCGTGTTGTATTGCAGTGGCGTGCTATTTTACAAGCATGGGGCGTTCTAAACGTATTAGCTGCGAGTGCATTTCTCGTTAATGTCATCACTGGAGGCAATTATTTTTTTGTCTCACATAAGCCGTTGCAAGGATCACTATTAGATGTGCTAGGTCCGTACCCATGGTATTTAGTATCGCTTGAAGGAGTAGCGCTTCTTTTAATTAGCTTTCTTTGTATACTTTTTAAGCTTTTCTATCGCAATACGGTCATTGAAATTTCTGGTTCAACTATCTTTACCGAGACAAATAATACGAGACAAGGGTAG